CATCGTGCTGGGAGCTCGGGAGGAGGATGCTGGAAGGAATTGCTTCATTGCAAAGCCGTGGCTGGCTGGGAAGAGTTAACCAGAAGCAAATATTGAGCCCCTTTGAAAGAGAAGCTACATTTGGTTTGCTTTGATCGGTTCGCTTCACCTCTCGGTGTGGGAGTGATGAGCCAGTTACCCCCGCCTCTTGATCATATATGGGGGAAATTTATCTGCAAGCTGGTGTTTGCAGATTGTTTTAATGAGAAGAGGATGTAGCTGCGGTCAGGAACGAGGAGTTCACCATGCTAGAGAAAAAAACCCTTCGTGTCCAGACCCTCTCTGTGCCCCCTGGTGCACCTTGGTCTGGTGGGGTGGTCTCAGGGGACGTGGCTCCCAGTGCCAAATCCCAAAGTCCTGCGTCAGTTTTTGCTCTGCTGAACCTCATTAGAGGTGAAAGTTATATGCAAAATAGGGATGGGAGGGAAAGGGTGTATTCCTTAATTCCCTGTCGCTTTGTGTAGGAAAAGGCACGGGCATTTGGGAGCTCCCTTCTTGGCTTTTGTCTCCAGGATCTCAGGAATTGCTGAGATTTTGTCCTTGCCGACCTACTTCAAGGTCCTGTAGAGGTGCCTGCAAGAAGGAGAAGAGCTCTTTACTTCTTATAGTTTATTGTCCAATACTGGAATTAAATAcatcaaatataaataaataatagaatataattaaataataaaatagaaataaataataaaatagaaataaagaaacaaagggTTCATTAAAATGATCTGGAAACAAATGACTTCTCAGCTACTTTTCACCTGCACAGTCTATTTTAGACCATAATTTTGCTAGTTCACCAGTTGGCCATGGTTTTTTGGtggggaagcagaggaaaaaagatcGAAATGTCTGGGGTCTGGTTTGttctgaaagggaaagaaagggatgtaagtgaaagggaaaaatgttcGGAGAGGAGATGAAAGGGAAGGGCATCGGGCATTAAACAATTTACTCAGCtcttctcatatatatatatatgaatctTCATATATAGAAGATTATATATAGGGAGCTGGATAAATTGTtcaattatatatgtataattgaatattatatatattatatttattatatgttttatatatattatatatattatgcttatatatatatatatatgaagagctgcactttttaaaaaattattattttttttaatttgtggagGTCACGTTTCAATAAGTTCTTTAAATACCCCTGAGGTTAAATGCAGAAATTACTGGGATTTGACCCGTGGAGAGCCAATAGTTGGTTGTGGAAAGCTGGcttcaggaaacagaaagaCGAGCGTGTGTTATGGGTATGGGCGAGAAGAGAAGGAACCAGCAGGGGAAAGCTCTCCAGACAGGCCCAGCACTTCAGGAGCTTGCCCTTTGTAAGGAAGGTGAGTTTGTCTTGCTGCTGATCCTAATTCAAGAAGCTGCTAGGAAGCTGGATGAAGCGGGATTTCACCTAAAATCTGCATTTCACCTCTGGAAGAGAACCTTTACCATGCCATTTGCTGCCCTGTGGATGCTGCCGAAATGGTCCCCTGAGactccctccctgctggcacCCTCGCAGCCGGGACTGCTCCTGCAGGTTTTGAGGCAGATTGCACAGATTGTGGCGATGAGGTCAGTCTCCTCCCAGCAGATTCCTGCTGACGGGGCCCTTTCCAGCCCCTGCTATCAACACAAGCTAAACACCGGCTACCGCCACCGTTGCTCCCACCCTGTTTACACAGCTCTGCCCCGCTCTGCGTCCCGCTGGTGCCGTTGCATCAACGAGACGTGTTCGCCTGGTTACCCAAGTGCTCGCTCCTTCCCACAGCGAAATCCAACCATTTTAATCCTCCTCTTTAGATGTCTGACCTAGGCACAGAAATGCctggaaaaatctcttttacTGTGCTGCTGGATCTGCACTGTGGATTTTCCTTGTGAGATGCTGGCAATTGATCTGGTTTCTCTTTGCTCCAGTTCTCTGTAAGGCTCACATTATTCTCCTGTGTGAGAATAAATGCTTTACAAATTGTTGGGCTCCCAAACCCTGCAGTAGTGGGGGCCATAGAAGTGTCAGGATAGACAAAGAAGCAGCAGTCAGCTTAGGACCCAATCCTGTAAACACCCATCTGAGCCTCCTTCTTTTCATGAGTGAAACCAAGTCTCAGAACTGGTCCCAGGAGTCTTGTGAGCATGAGTGTGTCCTGGACTAGGCCATCTGGGATCCTTTGAGGATTATAAATCATACGTTATGTGGCTTCAGAGTTTCTTTTAATGTAGCTTTTCCATTTGTTCCCAGTTCCTACGTGCTTCGCTATTGAGTGAGTCACCAGAAGCTGCTGCTTATGCACTTTTCCCTTGCCTTACATGTGTGCTTTATTTTACCAAGCTGAATCTCCGGTTTCTCAGAACCTGAAACTCCTTTTTCAGTTTGACAAGTGGACAGATGGTCAGAGGCGGAAGATCCTGGTGGACCTGTTGGAACGCTGCTCCCTGTCACAGCAGAAATTCTGTGCCAAGCAGCTACAGGATCGAGTTCCCACCGAAGCTTTAGATTTCACCACTAGGCTCCCCAGGGTGCTGTCTTTATAcatcttttccttcctggaCCCACGGAGCCTCTGTCGATGTGCACAGGTAAAAGAACACATACTAAGGTTCAGAAAGGTCAAGGTagattgaaaaaataaagaaagaaacagcactAATCTACTATAAAGATGTGCCAGTGCTGTCCTGAATAATGCAAGAATGCTTTCTGACCTTGCAACCTGGTGCCATATGCTTAGTGGCACTTGTGTGAGATTGGATGCAACACTTCCCCACACCCTAAATTAAACCAGATTGGCCGAGACTTATGAAAGGGAAGAATAATTTGGGGTGTTCTGCTCTTAGGCATTTAACGTGTGTCAATTTACAAGGCTGATTGTTCCCAAGGAGGAGGCCTGGCACTTTCTGAAAAccatgttcttttaaaatacttcatacTGTGCACAGAACCATTAgttgcttttaaaagtattgcCCCGTGAAGTGCATACgatgctttaagaaaaacagtgaaaacctGATCCTTTAAAATGCTTGAAGGTGAAGTGCTGGCtgtggagaagcagagaagttATCAATGTGCTTTTGAGCATAGTGTCTAGGGATTCAGTCTGCTAAGACTCCAGAAATGGCTTTCATGCCTTAAAGTGACACCCAAGGTAGTTATGAATGAATAAGCTTAGATATTGGTGACAGcaatatctaaaaaaaaaagcactaaagcTTAAGGTTAAAGCACTACCATAGCACTCTGTAATATAATACTAATATGTCGAAATCTCAGCTTGTTTAAAACTTGCTTTAGTTTCTTTCTCCAGCAGATCATATTTTATGTAGACAAAATTCTCAGTATTCATtcccaggcagggagcagatAGGTTAGgatatttttctggttttgtcagTAGAAAGTAATAAAGGGTTTATTCCAACATCTGTGTGTGTATTGAGCAAACAAATGCAGGAAGTTGCTCCAGATAAGCTGAAGTCTTTCCTCTTGGCCAGTGATTTTTAGGGTATTTTGCTCTACACTGGAGTTCAGCCAACATACATGAGCACGTCATGAGGAAAGACCTCAAATTTGTGTTTAAATGGAGCATAAACAGTGCTGAAGAATTGTACTAGTTTAAGGACACAGGGGAGCTGCATCCACAGGAGATAAGTCTCTAGATATAAACTTGGATGCTTGAAACCCCGAGGTGTTGGTCTGCTCTTACACGTGGTTACTGGGCACCCGCAGGTGAGCTGGCACTGGAAGTACCTGTCTGAACTGGATCAGCTCTGGATGCTGAAGTGCCTGCGCTTTGGCTGGTACATCAACTTCTCTCCAACCCCCTTTGAGCAAGGAATCTGGAAGAAACATTACATCGAGATGGTGAAAGAGCTGCATGTTACAAGACCAAAGGTATATTCCTACCAGGGGGGAAATTCTGGGCTGGCAGAGTTAGTTCCTAACTCTTTAACTTTCTCTGGTCTCCCATTTGTAAAAAGGAAGACACacaattttaaattagattttaaacCCATGTGTTGCTACGTgctctgttttcccttcatCCATCCCAGGTCGGGGGGAAGTGAAAATCTCACTGGTGAGGAGAGAAGCAATCATGAAGGTCTCTCTCTCCTCCTATCCTTTCAGGGTgttcccttctcttcttccccagGTTTTAGAACATATGATAGGCTGTCTCGATCTGATAAGCAACAGTGGGGTGCCCAACATGACCCCTGGTGAAGTTTCACAATCAGTCTCGCTggtgaaaaggaacaaaagcacACAATCTGCCTGTTGCAGCCTTTGATGTTGTTCCCATTCTGTCTTTTTCAAACGTGGCAGGGCCCTTCTGGGAGGGTGGAGCATCACTCCATAGCCATTGCTTTCTGCTGAGATTCATTGATCTGGATGCCTGGCTTGTGAAGCTGTGAGGGTAGGAGTCTCTGCCCTGAATTCAAAACTCAGATCTCTAATTCTAACCAAATTCCCCCGCAGGCTGTTTCTGTAGTCAGTGGATCAAGCCAACACATCTCAAATACAGCTCAGCTCATCTAAATACAGTGTTCAGGACATGGACAATCACATGCACTGTCTGGGCCCCAATTTCTGCCCAGTGACCAAAACGGAGCCTGGAGGGACTAATTTTGAGTTAATGCCCCATTCTCACAAGTCTAAAGTTAggcaaaataaatctgatttttattgtaggataaaaatgtattttcttcttttcatgtcTTTTATTAGACTCCTCCAAAGGATGAGTTTGTAGTTATTGATGTGCAACCGGTGAGAAGCAACATCCCGGAGGCAAAACCTCCTGTGCTAGGAAGGAGGACaaacaaggagaagaaagagctCCCGCCATGGCGTTCTTCAGACAGACATCCTACAGACACCATCCGATTCAACTACCTCGACAACTACGATCCCATCGAGCAGGCTAGGCAGGCGTAAGAGtcttttcccttttgtctgTGATAACAGAGTATGTCCATGTCCTTTGCAAGCTCCCTCTGCCTGTGCTCCAAGCTGCCTGGAAGCGTTTTAGTTCACCAGCCTGGTTGCAAACCCAAGCTAGCATGCAGTGCtgcccttttcccttttctcttatTGATCTTGGTCCTCTTGTAGTCGCAGCTGCATTAGTTTTGTGTCCTTTCGGCGCAGAGCATTTGCAGAGCTTGTTAGTGTCTGCCTATAAAACAGGCTGTAACCCCTGGGGAAATCACACGGCTTAATGGGAAGAATCAGGACAACAGTTTGTTCaagaatttttaaacaaagctgcAAGGATGGGAGGAATATGCAGTTCCTgcacagaagaggaagaatgaaTTAATTGTGGTAAAATATAATTCTGTTAGTTCAAGGATCTTCTGGCTGAAAAGAGATTTAGATGTTTAAAAGGGGTGCAGGTAAAAGAGTAtccatgtgtgtatatatattatataatatttaagTAATGAGCAGTGTTTGTGTCTACACTGCATGGGGTAGACTACCCATATCCATCAGTTCTTAGGCTCCCAGAATTACCTGGTCAGCAACTGGCaaaagaaaggcttttctgACCCAAAGCATAACTTTGCACATTCACTTGTGTTCAGGCCATCCCATGGTTTCCTTTGACACATCTGGTGGAGGATATTTTCAGAATCTCAGGTTTGTGGTCGGATTTCTGTGTGTTAACAAGCACTGGCAGCAGCAATAGCAAGGAGGCTGTGGGAGTTGTCTGCGTGCAGGATTTGGCCCATTTCTCATTTAAGTCTCTGCCACCTCTCATTTTTTCATGGCCATGCTCACAGCAGTTACCTCAGTTCAGCTGACGTGTAGTAACTCATGAAATTGTGGTAAAGTTATCATAAATCTGAGCCAGATTTAGAGGTGATGGATTAGCTTGACCATTGCCTCCTTCCCATGCGAGTCCCCGTGAGAAGGTCTGCCCAGATTCTCACCCAACCAAAAGTGCAGCGAGGAGGACATTCCTCTTCACCGTGCCAACAAAAACCTTGGGAACGAATTAATCCACAGCACAAGTATCCAGACTGTACAGTAAGTAAATAACCGATAGAGCTGAGATTAGCCCTGTGCATAGGAACAATCGAGCTCTGAATTACCCCAGCCTGCTGAGTATTTGGCTCAGCAGCAGCGCACTTGCACGGGTTCTTTCTCAATGCGATTAACTTTGCCGGACCCACCGCTCCTCCGGGGTGTTCCACAAAGTTCCCAGTGCCTGAGCTAAAGCCTTTTATGAATCATTTTTTAATCCGCGTCCCCTGGTCCTCGGATACTGCAGCACTTCAAAGAGCATTCCAGTTTCCACCTCACCCTCTTTCTGTGGTATGTTTCCAAACTCTAGTGCCATTTTAGGTAGGGTTCTTTGAGGCGTTGAACTAAATATTTTTGCCCAAATGCCTCTTGTTGCAAATGATGGTGCTGgtgttatttttcagctgtgctaAGTGTTTCCACGTCGCTTTTTCCAAGGGCGTATGTGAGGTTTGGGGCTCCCTGGCGCTGGTCGTGGCTGAGCATCAAAAAAGGGACAGCCCCTGTTCGAAGTGTTTAAAAGTCACTTTTTCCAGCATGGGGCTGCAGATGCAGCTGACGACCATATGCAAATGATTGATTTGCTAATGATACAGTAAGCACGCCgactgttttcttctcctaagTGAGATTTGAGCTTCTATCCATGCACGCAGTGGAGAATATTTTAATGCCGGGTGATCTAGCAAATCTGGCGTTTATCCATAATTACTGGGGATTATcgcaaggagaaaaaaaaaatgaattctacGAGATTTACTTGTTTATCGAGGATCTCCCTTTAATATCACTTAAGCTGAAAGTAATTGCTAGTGTGTAGCCTTGTCTGTAATGACTCTCATTCAGCAATACGGGTGTGCCGTTCCAGGTGCTGACCCAGCTACCTGAAGATGTTCTGgtgcttcttttctgtgctctgcagccccttcccagaTGTCCTTCCACTAAATCTCTGTGTCCTCCATCCTTTACCttcaggcagcagcctggggaccCCATGGCGTGTCGTAATGCCAGGTTTGTGCTGTCCCCAAGCGTGGGCGTCTGCTGGAGGTGACAGTGGCCACTAAGGGGCAGCTTGGGCACCTCTTGGCTGCCTGACAGTGGCAACGTGGTCAGCGTGCCCCTCCGTGATGCCAGGCTTGGTTCTGGATTGCTGAAGGCAATGCTCCGTGAGTATCTAGTCACCTGAACGAGGGAGCAGAACGCAAGCTGAGCCATCTtactgcagcctgcaggctcAGGCAGACCCTGCCTGACCAGCGTACAGGGTTGTAAAGCAGAACAGAGAGGCGAGATAAAAATCTCTGCCCCCCTAGGCTGTGTGAGGTGTAGTTATTGTTCAGATTAGACGAATTCTTGGAGCTCAAGGGCATAACATCCACTCTTCATGTAAAGTGAATGTCAGAAGTAGTGAAATCTATGTAAAATGAGATTCCTAAAACAATAGGGTTGATTTCCCATAATATAGGGTTTTGCAGTAGTAGTCTGGGAGAGGAAATGACTTTTGCTGCAGTTTGAATGCACACAGGCAGGAGCTATTATTTTCTTGAAGCAGGTCACAAGCATGCATAAAAagacacagcagaagcagcagaaaagcagcagacagCCAACGTGACAGCCAAGAGAGGACAAGAGGGAGCTTCTGTTGGCCTGCAGGTTGGCAGGAGAGCGATGAGCAAACAAACCATTCTTTCCATTTGAGTTCTGCTCTGTGGAGGAAAAAGGGACTTGTCGAAAATTCCTTGTGAACAAACACGATTACATCAAAGGCATACCTGACGCCGTCATCAAAGCAGTGTGTGAGCCTAGTCACTGGCCACTTCTTTGGATCAAAGTTAATCTGCCTAATGTCAGGTTAAATTTTGCAGAATTTAAGAggtaacaaaaaatatatatatattttttttctcctggcttCTGAAACTGGCTGAAATCTTCTCTGAGCTGGACATCTCTCTATGCTTGCTTTCTGGTCCAAAGAGAGGAGAGAGCTCTCCTGTTCATCATAACAGGGTGTCCGACAGCCAAAATGCTGTCATTTCAAGGGCAGGGTCGCCATCTGTTTCTTTGTTGATCTTTACAGAGGAATCATTAGCTGCAAGCTCCCTTCCTCAGCAATATCAGAACTACTCTGCTGTGAATCCGTGGCAGAGAACTTGGCCTTGCTTAGCCAAAGTGAAACACGGGAGGCGTACCGAGCTATGCTCAATTTTCAATTTTGCAAGAGAGTGAAGTCAAAGGAAGTCCTAAAAGATCTGACACAAAATATGTGCTTTGGCACATAAGACCTCAAATGTGTTCTTTGGCTTTTAAGACCATAATCGGGCGTTtacctttgaaaaacaaataaatagatttCTGTAGAGCACTGGGGTGAGGGCTTGGCCTGGCCAGTGCTGGTGCCTCACACCACTGGGAAGAAGAAATACTGCTGGGTAGTGCCGGAAGGACAGCAGAACGGGCTTAATTTGCAATCTGGATGATAATTGAATCTTGTTcggatggattttttttttgctgcttgctCTGAAAGGCATTGAGCTCgcactataaaaacaaaacgaCACTCAGGAGCTACGTTGAAGGAGCTGGGACAGCAATCTTGGAGGATGTTTGCTGAAAGTTTATTTGCTTTAGATGGGGAAGTGTGGGAAAAGCTTCAGAGTCACTGAGCAGTGAAATTAAGCTCAGCGATGAGCAGATGCGTAGTCGAGGGAGTGGCGAGGAGATAGAGGAGAGATACAGACGGGTAGAATTACAAATTGCCTGGAAGGGTTTATCAAAATCACTCGGCAGAATTATAGCAGCGGCTTTCAGTGTTGCTGCACGTATGCGAGCAATTTATCATGAAGGTGAATTCTTTTAGGTCTGTTTTGTTCTCAGCCTGAACTGCCCAGGTTCAACGCAAACAGAATCAAGACCAGCAAGGATGGATTTGTCTCTTCAGGAGCACAGAGCAATATTGTGAAGGTGAAGTGAAGCGTTTTTATCTGCGCTGTGGGACCAAGTTATAAAACTCCCTCTGGGACCCCGACTTGCCTAAAAAGGACCAGGAGGGGGGTTTCTTTCCGGCCGTGCATGTACGGTTCTGCTGGAAGGCATCTGGTGGTGTGCCGCTCGGTGCCGATAAATCAAAAAGCCCTGCCTCCCACTTTATCATGAGTAATGAATGCTGCTTCCAGCCCAGCGCTGGACCCTCGCCAAGATTGTGTCCTTGTGCCTCAGGAAagagccctgctcctcctcgtGACAGCAGCTCGACCAAAAGGAAAGCTCCTTCCCCCCACCCTGCAACCAGCCCTGGCTCCTAGGAGCCAGCGTTAATTCAGTCGGATAATTTATGGGCATAGGCCGGCTCTAAAAACAGTTGCATATTGTACTGGAGTGTTTACCCAACGGGAAAATAATTACGTTCAGTAATTGTTCCGTCAGCAGCCTAGGCCCAGTTGCTGACAAAAAGGGGCTGCTTTGCGTGCGAAGGGCACGCTGTCTCACCGCTCTTCTGAACCCTCACGCCTGCCTCTCGCTTTTCATGGCTCTGAATAGCCAGCCCGCCACTCTCTTGTGGGAATGTAAAACCTTAGGCTCATGGGAATTTAAAACATTCCTTGAGAGAGAAAATTGGGGTGAGAAACACCAAGTTCAGCACTGGGAGTGGGACCTGAAGTTCCCAGCTCAGCTCTGACGCCGTCTTCCTTTGCAGGGCTGAGAAACTCATCCTCACtgcttattttccttattttcctgaCCTGGGAGTGAGATTGTGGTGAGGACCTGCTGCAGAGGGATGCTCTGCCACCACGGGCATGGACGTTAGAATACAGCAGTAGAACTTAATGTCTTAATTTACCACCAGAAGCTCAGGTTTGACAGGTTATTGGTATTTTATCTCCGCATAAATAGgtcatttttccagttttctgagTGAACAGGCTCATGCCAATGCTGTCACTGGACTCTAAAAATGGAGTCAGAGCCTCTCCTTTACCTCTTCCAACGCTCCCAGTTGTAACAGGGAGAGATCATTCCATGTGCTAACTCCTTCTGGCAAGGCACTGTTTCTATCTAAAGTCGAGCAGATCATTCCCTAGAATAATATTTTGGGTTGAATTTTCTCTCTTGGCTGTTAGTGAAGTGTTTATCAAGAGATGGTAATTTTCCTCAATTTgctatttgaaataatttggcTGGTTCGTCTTTGTGGCTCTTGATCTGCAGCTGGTCTGGGACTGGTGAACAGCAGACATGAAGTGGTGTTGGCTGCTTGGGAGGACGTGCATGTGACGTGGTGTggccctgtttttttttaggatgttttgcttttagagTCTGCTTCCACCctgtaaaattatatatatatatacttttttttcacaatgtGCTTTTTAGCTTGCTTTCCAGGAGCCCATAGATGCTGGTGATGGAGCTGGGAGATGAACCCAGAGAGCACAGAGTCACTGCTTTAAATTTACTACTTCTGTAAAGTTACCTGTGATATGCAGAGTTTGAACGTGGAAGGGGAACAAACACCGTCCAAGCAAACCTGAGTTCCTGAAAAAATTTTCTCATAGTACTAATTTTACTCCTGATATTGAAATAACATGACAACTAGCCCTAATCTGGTGTACTTCACTTAATTTTCACACTCTGGAATATTCCTGTTCTATCAGTTAATTATATTAAGTTTAATAATAGCtccaaataaatttatatacatatacaagaaaaaatatttagctgaAAAACGATGAATAACTTGAGAGGCAGTCCTCTAACCTTATGGACTTAGCTGAAAATTCTAAAAATGATTTAGTGAAACTTCCCTTTCTGTGAATTCCCTTAAGCTGATGTAACAGTTTCTGTGGATTTAGCTTAAATCCATAAGTCTCAAGCTAAGGACATGCATTTGAGTGCTGTGAAGTTatcataactttaaaaaaaaaaagcaagttacCACTCTTCCCTGAGCCACAACTGATTGTGCGCTCTTGGTCTGCTCCAGGTACAAGATAAAATGTATTAGCTTAAGCCATGTCTTTTTGGGTGGCATATCATAAgggattttcttcttctcaacCCCAGGGAACCAACTCCAGAGCACTTGTTAATACTATTCGGTTTTGCTCtgcaggagaaagaagggaggaggagagaccCCAGAC
The nucleotide sequence above comes from Aythya fuligula isolate bAytFul2 chromosome 3, bAytFul2.pri, whole genome shotgun sequence. Encoded proteins:
- the FBXO16 gene encoding F-box only protein 16 — encoded protein: MAFAPPRNMDGPKLQTKMSTWTPLNHQLMNDKVFEERRALLGKWFDKWTDGQRRKILVDLLERCSLSQQKFCAKQLQDRVPTEALDFTTRLPRVLSLYIFSFLDPRSLCRCAQVSWHWKYLSELDQLWMLKCLRFGWYINFSPTPFEQGIWKKHYIEMVKELHVTRPKTPPKDEFVVIDVQPVRSNIPEAKPPVLGRRTNKEKKELPPWRSSDRHPTDTIRFNYLDNYDPIEQARQARKKGGGETPDLSRQAAEKKKRAGRGSNKLRKAKSLLSLTADLEPVPKPPVRPSWATHQSAGNLPPKAAAKTLAQSSQWNAGIRPAPVRAPKPRERGKKGFTRTNARSTPSPLFEAQPWRIPPSTQGSDTE